GCATCGGACTCGCCCTTGCGGGTGGAGACCTCGGATTCGTTGACGCCGAACGCTTTGACCTTGATCCGCACCCAGCCGGGCTTGCGGACGGGCACCGGGACGTCCTTGATCTCCAGTGCCTCCAGGCCGCCGGGCCGGGTGACGACGACGGCCCTCATCGTCGCCGGTGCGGCGTCGCCGGCTGCTGTCGGTTGGCTCATGTCGCGTACCTCACTCCGTGTTGTCCCCTTGTCCCCCGCGCTCTTCCGTATCGCCCGCCGGCCGTCAGGGGCGGTCGATGCCTTCCCACAGGTCGAGGACCTGCTGGTAGTGGGCGGTGCCCTCGAAGGGAGAGTTGCCGACGGTTTCCGAGGTGGGCTGGTCCGTGACGGCGGGCCACAGGCGGGAGTGCTCGCCGGTGGCGAAGTCGAGCACGATGTCGCGGATACGGGTGTCCCGCTCGGCCTGCTCCGCGCTGCGGCCCGGCTGTTCCTGGCCGACCAGGGCGTACATCTCGGTGCCGTGCACGGCGGGCGCGCCCTCGGCGGGTCCGATCAGGAGGAGGTGGGCGTTGCCGCCTGCGGCGGCGTGCGCCAGGGCGCCGCGGGCGGCGGGGATCGCGAAGAGGTAGTCCGCCATGACCGCGGCGCGGACCTCGGCCGGGGTACGGCCGCCCTGGTCGTAGGCGTCGACGATCTTCTGCGCGCGGGAGCGGGAGATACGCCACCCCGCGACCTCGTCGACGACGCGGTCGACGGTGCCCGGGTCGAACCGGTCGAGGTCGTTCGCCACCCACCAGCCCATGTCGTCGCTGGCCATGCTCAGCAGGATGTCGACGTCGCGGTGCGCGCCCGAGGCGAGGACGTCCATGGGGTGGGCGTGCACCACCGCGCCGGGCTGCCCCAGGTCCAGGACGACGCCGGTGGCCTTGTTGTCCACCCCGCCGCGGACTCCGAGGTCCGTCGGGGCGACCTTGCGCAGGGCGTCCCGCAGCGAGAGCGCGTCGAGGTCCAGCAGCTTCTCCGGGTTGTCCGCGACGCCGAGTTCGGTGACGAACAAGTGCGCGAGTTCCTCAGCCCACCAGGCCGGGATGGAGCGGGCGGGCCCGCCGGAGAACCCGGCCAGGCGCCGGTACAGGCCGTCGGCGGAAGATGCGCCGAGCAGTCCGAAGGTGGAGTAGGCGCCGGCGCTGTGGCCGTAGACCGTGACCTGGTCGGGGTCGCCGCCGAAGTGGGCGATGTTCCGCTGGACCCAGGTGAGGGCGGCGATGATGTCCTGGAGGAAGAGGTTGCTGGCCTCGGCGAGCTTCCCGCCGTACTGCGAGAGCGAGAGCGGACCCAGGGCGCCGAGCCGGTAGTTGACGGACACGCCCACCACGCGCCCCGTCGCGGCGAGACCGGCGGCGTTCGAGGTGATCTGCGTGTTCGCGCCGTACTCGAATCCGCCGCCATGGATGTACACGGCCACGGGCAGCGTCTTCCCGGCCGGCTGCTCGGGGGCCCACACGTTCAGGTTCAGGCAGTCCTCGCCCATCCCGCTGTCCGCTTCGAGCCAGTCGCCGCTGTCGGGCTGGATCGCGACGACGCCCTTCCGGTCGTACGGGAGCCTCGGATCGAAGCCCGCGACCACGGGGCGGCGGTACCGCTCGGCGGTGGCGTACGGGATTCCCCACCAGGACCGCACCCCTGGTGCAGTCGGAGCCTTGGGCGCGGTCTCGGTCATGGCGTGAGATTCCTTCCGGAGCGGTTCGGGTGTTTCGCGCGGCGTGTCGGCGGCTGATCGCTCGCGTTGACGCCCCCAGCATCACCTGGACTCCGATGAATCGCCCGGCGGACAGCGGTCACCCGATGGTCATCAGGCGACACTTGCCTGATCCTCCTCTTCTCCTCGTGGCCCATCGCCGCCGGGCAGGCAAGAGCGACCCGAGGCCCTGCCGTCACCGGTTCCCTGGCTCGACACGCTGACTTTCCTAGGAAAGCCGGCGCAGCTCGCGGGCCCGAGCATGCCCGCTGATCATGCTGCTGCATCGGGCGGTGCTCTTCCTGGCCTCGCCCAGGGACGCGAGTCGGCCGCAGAAGGCGACGGGTGTGGTGTGACGTGACGGGGGGAGGGCTTCGTTGATCTTCTGAGGTTCGTTCTCGGGGGGCCGTACCTGCCCTAGAAACAGTGCAGGGTCGGCCGTCACACCGGCCTGACGGCCGAACCGCAGGGCTCTACCCAAGAGGGGCGAGTAACCCGTCCGGGCGGTTTCCACTTGGGGCAGTTTCCCCACCCCTGGATGTCATCGCAGATGGAACACAGCGAGGGCGACAGTGTCCACACAGGTCCTGGTAGAGGTCGAACAGGGACGCCGCTCGCACCGTTTCCCGCGCCCGCACGGACACGCTTCGATCTTCGTGCCGATAGACAAAAGCAGGGCACGGGTTCATCGGCCGGAACGCTGCCGAAGTCTCACATCGCTGCCGGCCTTGCAGTTCTTGCGCGGCGGCCGCATACGCTCGGCTCAGAACGTCGGCCACGACTCCGCTCTGGATGGACGCGCCCAGCCCGCCGTCCCACGAGGCATCCGTCGGCGTCGTGCGGTCAGCAGGGATCTCAGAAGTCTCATCTTCAAGCCACGGAAGCAGCAGCCGGAACTCTTCGTTCACGTCACTGCCCCCCTTCCGCCCTCGGCTCGCACACCCAGCGTACCGGGAGTATGAGACAAGCCGTTCTGCGTAAGTGGGGCACGTCTGGCGGCAGTTGGCGACCAAGCCGCACCGACGCTACGAGACCAGGTAAACACGCGTTACGGGCCTTGAGTCCCATTGGCGAGTATCAGGCTGGGACCCGTACGTCCTTGCGCACAAGAAAGCCGCCATGCGCCGCATCCACGAACTCGCCGGACAAACTATCGAGAACGCGGGCGAAACTCCCAGCCGCCTGTCAAGGGCCTATCGTCCAAGACCCGTCACAACTGACGCACCCGAACGCCGGGAAGGTCGTCGAAGCGTGCCCGCTTGTCGTGGGTGACCACCGCGCGGGCGGTGGTCAGCGCGGTGGCTGCGATGATCAGGTCGTGCGCGCCCCGAGGTTGACCGGCTCTGCGGACGTGGGCGAGCAGCCGCGCGTGCGCACGTGCCACATCCACGGTGTATTCCTCGACCGGGATGGTGGCGAGGACGGTATCGACGAAGGACTGGCGGGCGACCCGGTTGGTGTCGTCCGCCAGTTCCACGCCCTGGAGCAGTTCCGCCGCCGTGATGGCGGCGATCGCCGGATCGTCATCGTCGGCCAGCGCCTGGTCGAGGGAGACCTTCCGGCGCTCGATCGCGATCAGCACGCCGGTGTCCAGGATCAGTCGTTCCACGGGTCGTCCAGGGTCAGCAGGTCACGGGTGGCGGTGACGTCATCCTCGAAGGCATCGTCGAGCGTGCCGACATGACGCATGAGAGCGTCCTTCACTGCCCGTCCCGTGGCCTTGGGTGCGGGAGCGAGCACGGCCAGACGCTTGCCTCCGCGCGTAATCACGACGGTTTCCCCGCGTTCCGCACTGTCCAGCACGGAGGCGAAGTTCCGTGACGCTTCGGTAGCGGTCATCGTCTTCATGACCTCATTTTCTCAGAGAATCTGATGCTCGACAAGACACGTGGAGGGCTGGCAGGAGTCCCGACCGGCGAGCGCCCGCCCCCGTCCTGAACCCCGCGTCCCTTGAACACGGTTTCGTCATGGTTCGCCGCATCTCCGATCACTACATCATCGCAGGTCACAGTACTTGAGGTACTTCAGCTTCACGAGCTTTCAGAAGCGAAGCGGAGGGTTTCCCCTCACCTAACGAGCGGTAGGGCGGGTGGGACTCGAACTCACGGCCGACGCATCGTTTCCCAAGTCAGGCAAGATCTGGCGCCGCAGGCATGCTCCATCCTTGCCTCCTTTCCGATCTGCGCACCCGTCCTGGCCCACCGCTTCGGCACCCTGGGCGCAGTCGCCGCCTTCTGGACCGCGCAGGTCATCCCCCGCCCCCTCGGAGCGCCGACTGGATGGCACTCCCTTCCCGCACCCACGGCGGCCACGACCTCGGCCTGCCGCCCTCCACCCTCGCCTGGACGGCCGCGATCATCGGATTCGTCGGCTACCTGGCGGTGTCCCGACACGACAGGGGTGCGCACACCGCGGCATGAGGCAAGGACGCGCTGGGCCGTTTCCTGTCCGGGCCGCTCGCCTCGGGGCAGCCCTCCCAAACCGACCACCGCACCCACACGCCACCCTGGGCAGAGGGCCGACCCAAAAAACACCAGACGCCACTTGCGATTCCTCGCGTCCAGCCAGCGTCCAGAATCGGGCGTGCAGCCCCTCAAAACGTCGACCACCGAGACGTGCCCAACATCCAGGCCACCACGCCAGAGCAGGTCAGAGCGATTCGAACTAACGTCTACGGCCGCAGAGTTGAAGTCACGCGCAGCGGATTCAGCCCCGTGGGCCAACGCCCTGAATCCGCACCCCGGATGAGACGTTTCCGCAGGTCAGAGACGTGCACAGTGGGGCGGGTGGGACTCGAACCCACGGCCGACGGATTATGAGTCCCAAGGTTTCACGCTGGCTCACTCCGGGACGCTCCGGCCACTCCGAAAATCCCTGGTGGCATCGGGGTGAGTCTCTGGCTCACTCCGGCCATTCCGGGGTGCTGCGGGACCTCCGCTCACGCACCGCTCACGCAATCGCGAGGGTCCACGTGCACCCTGAACAGGGCCTATCCATTGTCTCGCACTCCCCCGCACACCACAACGAGCGGACGTCTTCGGTTCCTCCAGCGGTGGAGGAACCGAAAGCCCCTCCGTCCAGACATGGAGCGGTCCTTGCTGCCCGCGGGCTCCGGAAACTTTGCGGATCTCCGCAAAGTTGTCCCTCCGCCTGCGCGTGGGGCGACTTCCACCCTCCTCCACCGCTGGAGGAGGGTGACGCAACGCCCGGACATGGGTCGGCCCCGACCGGATCGGCGTCCGGCCGGGGCCTGGTCCCGCCCGCCCCAGGTGTCACGGGGTGCGGGGCGGGCGGGAGTTCAGCGGCGCTTACGGTGACAGGTGCAGCCGCACTTCAGGACCATGATGGGAACCTCCCAGGCGGGCGCCCCCTCGCGCCGGATGACCTTCGGGCCGGTGCAGTAGTGGTGCGCGTTCAGGCTGCACTCGGGGGACTTGTCGTCGGTGCTCACAGCGGGCGGTCAGCGAACGGGACCAGGCCGTAGGACTCGCGGCACGGCCGGCAGGCGAACGCGCCGCCGCCGGGGCCGGAGCCCTGCTCCTGTACCTGGATCAGGCGGACGCCCGAGGCGAACGCCTGGTGCCAGGCGCAGTACCCGTAGGCGCCGGGGGTGTCCTGCGCGGGTGCGGTTGTGGGATTCTCTGCCATGTCGACTCCAACCAGTCGTCCATGCCCCCGGCCGGTCACACGGCGCGGGGGCTACCTGTATCCCCGCAGCGTAGACCTAGCTAGCTAGGGTGGATAGGCGAGTCAGGCTAACTCGTCTCGCTCAGTTCGATGACGTTGCCTAGCGTCACGATCATGGAATGGGAGCCAGACGTGCCGAGGTGGAAGCAGGTCTACGCAGTCATCGAGGAGCGGATCAGCGACGGGACGTACGCGCCCGGGGCCCAGCTGCCCGGCGTCCTCGCGATCCAGGGTGAGTTCGGCATCGCGCAGATGACCGCCCGCCGGGTGCTCACCGAGCTGCGGGCGGCCGGCCTCGCGCAGATGCAGCCGGGCATCGGCACGTTCGTCACCGAACTGCCCAAGGAGTAGCCGGGGGTGCTCACCGGCGCCTACCCCTGGACGCACGAAAGCGGCCCCGCCCTCCGAGGAGAGCGGGGCCGCGGTCGCGGGTCTGGTGTAAGGATCGGCGTTGTTTTATTACACGGTCTGCTACACCCAGGGCATTACGGGTATTGGCGTCGGGGGTCAAGGCCCGCGGCGAGCGGGCCCGGGGCGTCACTGCTGCCCGGGTTGGGTGCGCCGTCACGTCGGCAGACGAGGGCGTCTGGGTCATCGGCCGGGGCCTGGAGGCTGTACCCGTCCGGACAGGTCTGCCCGTCACGGCCCGCTGCTCCGGGCGGCCCCTGCTCGCCTTGTGGGCCTGCAGGACCGGGCCCGCCCTGCGGCCCGGCCGGACCAGGGGAACCGGGGGAACCGGCCGCTCCGTCCGTACCCGCAGCCCCTGTTGGGCCGGGTGAGCCGACACCGTCCGTGCCGTCCTGGCCGGGCGAACCAGAGGGGCCTGGCGAGCCTGGCTCGCCTTCCGGACCGGGCGGC
This genomic interval from Streptomyces sp. B21-083 contains the following:
- a CDS encoding carboxylesterase family protein; the protein is MTETAPKAPTAPGVRSWWGIPYATAERYRRPVVAGFDPRLPYDRKGVVAIQPDSGDWLEADSGMGEDCLNLNVWAPEQPAGKTLPVAVYIHGGGFEYGANTQITSNAAGLAATGRVVGVSVNYRLGALGPLSLSQYGGKLAEASNLFLQDIIAALTWVQRNIAHFGGDPDQVTVYGHSAGAYSTFGLLGASSADGLYRRLAGFSGGPARSIPAWWAEELAHLFVTELGVADNPEKLLDLDALSLRDALRKVAPTDLGVRGGVDNKATGVVLDLGQPGAVVHAHPMDVLASGAHRDVDILLSMASDDMGWWVANDLDRFDPGTVDRVVDEVAGWRISRSRAQKIVDAYDQGGRTPAEVRAAVMADYLFAIPAARGALAHAAAGGNAHLLLIGPAEGAPAVHGTEMYALVGQEQPGRSAEQAERDTRIRDIVLDFATGEHSRLWPAVTDQPTSETVGNSPFEGTAHYQQVLDLWEGIDRP
- a CDS encoding PIN domain-containing protein, which encodes MERLILDTGVLIAIERRKVSLDQALADDDDPAIAAITAAELLQGVELADDTNRVARQSFVDTVLATIPVEEYTVDVARAHARLLAHVRRAGQPRGAHDLIIAATALTTARAVVTHDKRARFDDLPGVRVRQL
- a CDS encoding type II toxin-antitoxin system Phd/YefM family antitoxin, with product MKTMTATEASRNFASVLDSAERGETVVITRGGKRLAVLAPAPKATGRAVKDALMRHVGTLDDAFEDDVTATRDLLTLDDPWND
- a CDS encoding winged helix-turn-helix domain-containing protein, with protein sequence MEWEPDVPRWKQVYAVIEERISDGTYAPGAQLPGVLAIQGEFGIAQMTARRVLTELRAAGLAQMQPGIGTFVTELPKE
- a CDS encoding collagen-like protein, which codes for MTRTERTIVQHWRGLATLCAIVALFGIAWATWHRVDADRTASDRRYTAVAQEADKRGTAVSTLAGDVRALRAQVQAQGETPVAPDPTKAVADLPDRAEVPVPIPGPPGPEGEPGSPGPSGSPGQDGTDGVGSPGPTGAAGTDGAAGSPGSPGPAGPQGGPGPAGPQGEQGPPGAAGRDGQTCPDGYSLQAPADDPDALVCRRDGAPNPGSSDAPGPLAAGLDPRRQYP